The Paenibacillus tianjinensis genome has a window encoding:
- a CDS encoding GGDEF domain-containing protein has product MFLQIGEIAEQIPEISPHHKCEYVDQIFKTSPRLQGVCVTENGQAVALIMRIRFYQQIGTLYGYTLYMGRPVELVMDRNPLVVDYKTPITEVSRLAMDRSEEHLYDYVLVTHEEHLFGAVSVRDLLLNFAEIQAVAASFLNPLTGLPGNLSINEWMVKSLLQEQFSVLYIDLDHFKAYNDTYGFKEGDRMIQAAAEILKHSALQLEGFLGHIGGDDFIIFINNYQYEDCCKRIIKEFEMAVKGFYNPGHLAQQYVLAETRSGRMEKIPLVSISVAVVTNRFRQFATIEALSEEAARVKKRCKMIKGSSYVDDSDFVASSSGN; this is encoded by the coding sequence ATGTTTCTTCAGATCGGTGAAATTGCTGAGCAGATACCGGAGATTTCCCCGCATCATAAATGCGAGTATGTAGATCAAATCTTCAAAACAAGCCCCCGGCTCCAGGGAGTGTGCGTTACTGAAAACGGACAAGCCGTAGCCTTGATCATGCGCATCCGTTTTTATCAGCAGATCGGCACTTTGTACGGTTATACGCTTTATATGGGCAGACCGGTGGAACTGGTTATGGACCGGAACCCGCTGGTGGTTGACTACAAGACACCGATTACTGAGGTCAGCCGATTAGCTATGGACAGAAGCGAGGAGCATCTATACGACTACGTGCTTGTAACACATGAAGAGCATTTATTCGGGGCGGTTAGCGTCCGTGATCTGCTGCTTAACTTTGCCGAGATTCAGGCGGTTGCGGCCAGCTTTCTCAACCCGCTCACAGGTCTGCCCGGCAACCTCAGCATCAACGAATGGATGGTGAAGTCGCTTTTGCAGGAACAGTTCAGTGTGCTTTACATCGATCTGGATCACTTCAAAGCGTATAACGATACATACGGATTTAAAGAGGGCGACCGGATGATTCAGGCGGCAGCTGAGATACTGAAGCATTCAGCCCTGCAGCTGGAAGGGTTCCTGGGCCATATCGGCGGAGATGATTTTATCATCTTTATCAATAATTATCAGTATGAAGACTGCTGCAAGAGGATCATTAAAGAGTTCGAAATGGCTGTTAAAGGCTTCTATAACCCAGGTCATCTTGCACAGCAATATGTACTGGCGGAAACCCGCTCGGGGCGCATGGAAAAAATCCCGCTGGTCTCTATTTCCGTTGCTGTAGTGACAAACCGCTTCCGCCAGTTCGCAACGATCGAAGCCCTTTCCGAGGAAGCGGCGCGGGTTAAGAAAAGATGCAAAATGATCAAAGGCAGCAGCTATGTGGACGATTCTGACTTTGTTGCCAGCAGCTCCGGCAACTAA
- a CDS encoding selenium metabolism-associated LysR family transcriptional regulator, with amino-acid sequence MNFHQLHIFYTVSEQGSFSAAAQRLHMTQPAVTMQVQALEDYFGAKLFDRSSKKIVLSEAGQVLLPYARRSIQLIREADQAMSAFTHMLEGRLQLGASLTIGEYVLPRLLGPFGKAYPNISIMMKVMNTSQIIEEIHKHQLNFGLIEAPVSHPAMVFEPVMGDELKLIVPWEHPLADQEEVTLAEALQYPFVLREQGSGTRRVMEEQMLDKGLDPGAMRVVMELGSTGAVKSAVETGLGITIISASSVKHEVTLGLLKIVNISDASFKRQFYAIHLKSTLLPISAVTFLTFLREHTDEW; translated from the coding sequence ATGAATTTTCATCAGTTACATATTTTTTATACCGTTTCCGAACAGGGAAGCTTCTCGGCTGCGGCCCAGAGATTGCATATGACACAGCCTGCCGTGACCATGCAGGTGCAGGCGCTGGAGGATTATTTTGGTGCCAAGCTATTCGACCGCTCCAGTAAAAAAATCGTCCTCTCCGAAGCAGGGCAAGTCCTTCTGCCTTATGCACGGCGGAGTATCCAGCTGATCCGGGAGGCAGATCAGGCCATGTCGGCGTTCACTCATATGCTGGAAGGGCGGCTGCAGCTGGGTGCCAGCCTGACGATTGGCGAGTATGTGCTTCCGCGGCTGCTCGGGCCATTCGGTAAAGCCTATCCGAATATCTCTATTATGATGAAGGTGATGAACACTTCGCAGATCATAGAGGAGATTCATAAGCATCAGCTGAATTTCGGGCTGATTGAGGCCCCGGTATCGCATCCGGCGATGGTATTTGAACCGGTCATGGGCGATGAGCTGAAGCTAATCGTTCCCTGGGAGCATCCGTTAGCGGACCAGGAGGAGGTTACGCTGGCTGAAGCGCTGCAGTATCCGTTCGTGCTGCGTGAACAAGGGTCGGGAACCCGTAGGGTGATGGAGGAGCAAATGCTGGACAAAGGGCTGGATCCGGGAGCAATGCGGGTGGTGATGGAGCTGGGCAGCACCGGGGCTGTTAAGTCAGCTGTGGAAACCGGACTAGGCATCACGATTATCTCAGCTTCTTCGGTCAAGCATGAGGTCACTCTGGGGTTGCTGAAAATTGTGAATATTTCAGATGCCTCTTTTAAACGGCAATTCTATGCGATTCATCTGAAATCAACGCTGCTTCCAATCTCGGCGGTCACCTTTCTGACTTTTCTGCGTGAGCATACGGATGAATGGTAA
- a CDS encoding GNAT family N-acetyltransferase: protein MAVFVRGEKVVLRDLTESDIRKIYYYYYEAEDQEFQRWDGPYEPLEELSYEQFAGKYQGALALAGTDEPRNRLIIEIDGELKGTVGRYWVSEATNWFEIGIVIFDSRYWSGGYGTEAFKMWMAYLFNSLDTVRLGIGTWSGNVRMMGLAAKCGMVEEARVRKARIVRGEYYDAIKMGILREEWESADK from the coding sequence ATGGCTGTATTCGTGCGGGGAGAAAAGGTTGTACTGCGGGATCTGACCGAAAGCGATATACGTAAAATCTATTATTACTACTATGAGGCAGAAGACCAGGAGTTTCAGCGCTGGGACGGACCCTATGAACCGCTGGAAGAGCTGAGCTATGAACAATTCGCCGGGAAATATCAGGGGGCATTAGCCCTTGCTGGAACGGATGAACCCCGGAACCGGCTGATTATTGAAATCGATGGTGAGCTAAAAGGTACGGTCGGCAGATACTGGGTGTCGGAGGCTACGAACTGGTTCGAAATCGGCATCGTTATTTTTGACTCCCGGTACTGGTCAGGCGGTTACGGAACTGAGGCGTTCAAAATGTGGATGGCCTATCTATTTAATTCGCTTGATACCGTACGCCTCGGTATAGGCACCTGGTCCGGCAACGTCCGGATGATGGGTCTGGCTGCTAAATGCGGTATGGTAGAAGAGGCGCGTGTCCGTAAAGCACGTATCGTGCGGGGCGAGTATTATGATGCCATCAAAATGGGGATTCTTCGTGAAGAATGGGAGTCGGCAGACAAATAA
- a CDS encoding PHP domain-containing protein, translating to MGNQQDDNLLKEDIKSELQGRADLHTHSQASDGMQPPAENVRIAYTKGLSAVAITDHDTVSGVAEAIEEGLKLGITVVPGVEISTRAEGKEIHVLGYYVDFEQERFLSRLAAQRDTRAARNEAIIAKLRGLGIEITLEQVIANLGRELKPDESVGRPHIADELVRLGVVADMRAAFDQYLADGAAAYVSPPRITPEEACTWILEAGGTPVLAHPGIYGDDELVRRIIARSSLGGIEAYHSDHGPEDEARYESMAEEFGLLVTGGSDFHGARQGVIFHGDLGSVSVPVAVLEQLRNRAEGNRK from the coding sequence ATGGGGAACCAGCAGGATGATAATTTGTTAAAAGAGGACATTAAGTCTGAACTGCAGGGGCGCGCTGATTTGCATACGCATTCTCAAGCATCGGACGGCATGCAGCCGCCAGCGGAGAATGTACGGATTGCCTATACCAAGGGGTTGTCGGCTGTAGCGATTACTGATCATGATACGGTCAGCGGTGTTGCTGAGGCGATAGAAGAAGGCTTGAAACTTGGAATTACAGTAGTTCCAGGCGTTGAGATCAGTACCCGTGCTGAAGGCAAGGAAATCCATGTACTGGGATATTATGTAGATTTCGAGCAGGAGCGGTTTCTCTCACGGCTTGCAGCACAGCGAGATACCCGGGCGGCCCGGAACGAAGCGATTATCGCTAAACTGCGCGGGCTTGGCATAGAGATTACACTGGAGCAGGTTATAGCTAATCTGGGCCGCGAATTAAAGCCGGATGAGAGCGTCGGGCGGCCGCATATCGCCGATGAGCTGGTGCGGCTGGGAGTGGTGGCGGATATGCGTGCTGCGTTCGATCAATATCTGGCAGACGGTGCGGCAGCCTATGTATCTCCTCCGCGCATAACGCCGGAAGAAGCCTGCACGTGGATCCTTGAAGCTGGGGGGACCCCGGTGCTGGCTCATCCCGGTATATACGGTGATGATGAACTGGTGCGGAGGATTATTGCCCGTAGCAGCCTTGGCGGTATTGAAGCTTATCATTCCGATCATGGTCCGGAAGATGAAGCCCGCTATGAATCAATGGCTGAAGAATTTGGGCTGCTGGTTACCGGCGGGTCGGATTTCCATGGTGCGCGTCAAGGTGTCATCTTCCATGGCGATTTGGGCAGTGTGAGTGTTCCGGTGGCTGTGCTGGAGCAGCTCCGGAATCGGGCGGAAGGCAACCGCAAATAA
- a CDS encoding Rqc2 family fibronectin-binding protein gives MALDGIVTRAIVHELQPFIGARVGKIYQPSTHDLIFILRGAGGGGKLLLSANPTYPRLHLSDRNSVNPAEAPMFCMLMRKHCEGGTIESITQVGMERIIHIQIRTRDELGDVSAKKIIIELMGRHSNIILTDLATGTIIDGIHHVTPSISSYRIVMPGAAYMEPPQQHKLNPLAVGQAEFIRLMASAEEAALLAGSEEEEPEDMIEGDIAELLRSLEEPKADGSGGPAPSVDPMGWMVHAFSGMSPLIAGEILLRAGWRHNAGGTADPAQLWAAFDSIMSPVREFQFSPVTGYNAKGKPVFSAIPLTSLGGDAKHYSSISACLEDYYGDKAERDTVKQRVSDLIRFLSNERSKNVKKLAKLQKDLAEADDADQYRIWGELLFASLHTVSKGDKEAKLVNYYDENQAEITIPLDPLLTPSDNAQRYFKKYNKYKNSLLVIEEQRIKTNEEIIYMEMLLQQLEHASLNDIEEIRDELVNQGYLRDRSKKGKKKKKSTRPTLQVYTSSEGVDIYVGKNNLQNEYVTNRLASANDTWLHTKDIPGSHVVIRSEEFGDATLEEAAQLAAYYSQAKQSSSVPVDCTLIRHVRKPSGAKPGFVIYDHQKTLFVTPDEERIKSLPNVLRS, from the coding sequence ATGGCATTAGACGGCATTGTTACCAGAGCGATCGTGCACGAACTTCAACCCTTTATTGGTGCGCGCGTCGGCAAAATATATCAACCCAGCACTCACGACCTTATTTTCATCCTGCGCGGTGCAGGCGGCGGAGGAAAGCTGCTCCTCTCCGCCAATCCGACCTATCCGCGCCTGCACCTGAGCGATCGCAACAGCGTCAATCCGGCGGAAGCGCCGATGTTCTGCATGCTGATGCGCAAGCACTGCGAAGGCGGAACCATAGAGAGCATCACCCAGGTAGGCATGGAGCGGATCATTCATATCCAGATCAGAACCCGGGATGAGCTTGGAGATGTATCCGCCAAAAAGATTATCATCGAGCTGATGGGCCGCCACAGCAATATCATCCTCACCGATCTTGCCACCGGTACGATTATCGATGGTATTCACCATGTAACCCCGTCGATCAGCAGCTATCGTATTGTGATGCCCGGAGCAGCGTATATGGAACCGCCGCAGCAGCATAAGCTGAATCCGCTGGCCGTCGGGCAAGCGGAATTTATCCGCCTGATGGCATCTGCTGAAGAAGCTGCACTGCTGGCTGGCAGCGAGGAAGAAGAACCCGAAGATATGATTGAGGGGGACATTGCGGAGCTGCTGCGTTCCCTGGAAGAACCGAAGGCGGACGGCAGCGGAGGTCCGGCACCTTCCGTAGACCCAATGGGCTGGATGGTTCATGCGTTCAGCGGAATGAGTCCGCTCATCGCCGGTGAGATCCTGCTGAGAGCCGGCTGGCGGCATAATGCGGGCGGTACGGCTGATCCAGCTCAGCTATGGGCTGCTTTTGACTCTATCATGTCGCCGGTAAGAGAGTTTCAGTTCTCTCCCGTTACAGGCTATAATGCCAAAGGCAAGCCAGTCTTTTCAGCCATTCCGCTGACTTCACTTGGCGGTGACGCCAAGCACTACAGCTCAATTAGCGCGTGCCTGGAGGATTATTACGGAGATAAAGCGGAGCGGGACACGGTGAAGCAGCGGGTAAGCGACCTGATCCGTTTCCTCAGCAACGAACGCAGTAAAAATGTGAAGAAGCTGGCCAAGCTCCAGAAGGATCTGGCCGAAGCGGATGACGCAGACCAGTACCGGATCTGGGGGGAGCTGCTTTTTGCTTCCCTGCATACCGTATCCAAAGGCGATAAAGAAGCAAAACTGGTCAATTATTATGATGAGAACCAGGCCGAGATTACCATCCCGCTCGACCCGCTGCTTACACCATCGGATAATGCACAGCGCTATTTCAAGAAATACAACAAGTATAAGAACAGCCTGCTAGTGATTGAGGAGCAAAGGATCAAAACAAATGAAGAAATCATTTATATGGAAATGCTGCTGCAGCAGCTGGAGCATGCCTCCCTCAATGATATCGAGGAAATCCGCGATGAGCTGGTGAATCAGGGCTATTTGCGCGACCGCAGTAAAAAAGGCAAAAAGAAAAAAAAATCGACCCGTCCGACCCTGCAGGTCTATACTTCCTCAGAAGGTGTGGACATTTATGTCGGCAAAAACAATTTGCAGAATGAGTACGTCACGAACCGGCTGGCCTCGGCCAATGACACCTGGCTGCACACCAAAGACATTCCGGGCTCGCATGTCGTAATCCGCAGCGAAGAGTTCGGCGACGCCACACTGGAGGAAGCGGCACAGCTTGCTGCTTATTACAGCCAGGCTAAGCAATCAAGCAGCGTCCCTGTAGACTGCACGCTAATCCGTCATGTCCGCAAGCCGAGCGGCGCTAAACCCGGCTTCGTCATCTACGATCATCAGAAGACGCTGTTTGTCACACCGGATGAGGAGCGGATTAAAAGCCTCCCTAATGTTCTGCGGAGCTAA
- a CDS encoding calcium-translocating P-type ATPase, SERCA-type, producing MEQKSWHRLGAEELQKMFGVHPGAGLSGETAAERRQESGYNELSEGKTVSPLTLLLNQFKDFMVLVLMGATLVSGLLGEYLDAITIVAIILLNGVLGFVQEFRAERSLRALKQLSAPSAKVLRDGKQEVIPARMLVPGDIVLLESGDRVPADVRWLECSALYAEESALTGESLPVSKHAEAIHAEELPLGDQKNIGFMGTMVTRGTGKALVVRTGMDTEMGKIADLIQNTESQETPLQHRLEQLGKILIYVSLGLTIVVVLAGILHGQPAAAMFLAGVSLAVAAIPEGLPAIVTIALALGVQRMIKRKAIVRKLPSVETLGCASVICSDKTGTLTQNKMTVTRIWNAGRSLEVTGEGYAPSGHVLQKGKPVDLKADQSLRRLLQIGALCSNAEIVETFPGEMRGKRKGKEKGEETEKALKGQSVWELKGDPTEGALVALSSKMGLTAQSLAVTYAREQEFPFDSERKLMSVIVSHPGGRMICTKGAPDVLLNCCSYMLWEGGVVPCTPTLRQKVLEANEEMASGALRVLGMAYRDVRSGEVVGSEKEAESQLVFVGLAGMIDPPRREVRDAISITRRAGIKTVMITGDHGTTAEAIAHQLGILQRGGTVLTGSQLTRMDDDALDKISDNVYVYARVSPEHKLRIVKSLQRRGHVVAMTGDGVNDAPAIKAADIGISMGITGTDVTKEASALILGDDNFSTIVAAIEEGRNIYENIRKFIRYLLASNVGEILTMFFAMMLGLPLPLVPIQILWVNLVTDGLPAMALGVDQPEKDLMEHKPRGAKENIFARRLGWKIISRGLLIGLCTLGAFWMTLRIDPGSAQQLIRAQSVAFATLVMAQLIHVFDCRSSRSVFHRNPLQNKYLVLAVLSSVLLMLVVMYLPLLQPVFKTVPLNFREWCLVFVSAGIPTFLMGAGSVWGGKKNRSRSGGRTMIKSTKISA from the coding sequence ATGGAACAAAAAAGCTGGCACCGGCTCGGTGCTGAGGAACTGCAGAAGATGTTCGGCGTTCATCCGGGAGCGGGCCTAAGCGGAGAGACGGCCGCGGAAAGACGCCAAGAGAGCGGGTACAACGAGCTGTCTGAAGGAAAAACTGTCTCGCCGCTGACCTTGCTGCTTAACCAGTTCAAGGACTTTATGGTGCTTGTGCTGATGGGGGCAACACTGGTCTCCGGCCTTCTGGGTGAATACCTGGACGCAATTACAATTGTCGCCATTATTCTGCTCAACGGGGTGCTTGGGTTTGTGCAGGAGTTCCGCGCCGAGCGTTCACTGCGGGCGCTGAAGCAGCTCTCTGCACCGAGTGCAAAGGTACTGCGTGACGGCAAACAGGAAGTGATCCCGGCCAGAATGCTCGTTCCGGGCGATATCGTGCTGCTGGAAAGCGGTGACCGGGTTCCGGCCGATGTCCGCTGGCTGGAGTGCAGCGCACTGTATGCTGAGGAGTCCGCATTGACTGGTGAATCACTGCCGGTCTCCAAACATGCGGAAGCCATTCATGCCGAAGAGCTGCCGCTAGGGGATCAGAAAAATATCGGCTTCATGGGCACGATGGTCACTCGCGGGACGGGCAAAGCCCTCGTTGTTCGTACGGGTATGGATACTGAGATGGGAAAGATCGCAGATCTGATCCAGAATACCGAGTCCCAGGAAACGCCTCTGCAGCACCGGCTGGAGCAGCTCGGGAAAATCCTGATTTATGTCTCGCTCGGCCTGACAATCGTTGTTGTGCTTGCCGGAATTCTGCATGGTCAGCCAGCAGCTGCGATGTTCCTCGCCGGTGTAAGCCTTGCGGTAGCAGCTATTCCTGAAGGTTTGCCGGCCATTGTCACCATCGCGCTGGCGCTGGGAGTGCAGCGGATGATCAAACGTAAGGCTATCGTCCGCAAGCTGCCTTCGGTGGAGACGCTGGGCTGCGCTTCTGTCATCTGCTCGGATAAGACAGGGACGCTGACTCAGAATAAGATGACCGTGACGCGGATCTGGAATGCCGGCCGCAGCCTGGAGGTGACCGGTGAAGGTTATGCGCCAAGCGGGCACGTTCTGCAGAAGGGCAAACCAGTCGACCTGAAAGCTGACCAGAGTCTGCGCCGCTTGCTGCAGATCGGTGCACTCTGCAGCAATGCTGAAATCGTTGAGACCTTCCCCGGAGAAATGCGCGGCAAGCGCAAGGGGAAGGAAAAGGGTGAGGAGACGGAAAAGGCGCTTAAGGGCCAGTCGGTATGGGAGCTCAAGGGTGACCCGACCGAAGGAGCCCTGGTGGCTCTGTCCTCCAAAATGGGACTTACCGCGCAATCCCTCGCGGTTACTTATGCCAGAGAGCAGGAATTCCCGTTCGATTCGGAACGAAAGCTTATGTCTGTCATTGTCAGCCATCCCGGCGGACGGATGATCTGCACCAAAGGGGCGCCGGATGTTCTGTTAAATTGCTGCTCCTATATGCTATGGGAGGGCGGAGTTGTACCATGCACTCCGACACTTCGCCAAAAGGTGCTTGAGGCGAATGAGGAAATGGCCTCTGGCGCCTTGAGGGTGCTCGGCATGGCTTACCGCGACGTCCGCTCAGGTGAAGTGGTAGGCAGTGAAAAGGAAGCGGAAAGCCAGCTGGTCTTTGTCGGACTGGCCGGAATGATTGACCCGCCGCGTCGTGAGGTGCGCGATGCAATCAGCATTACCCGCCGGGCGGGCATCAAAACAGTGATGATAACAGGCGACCACGGAACGACAGCAGAAGCCATTGCACATCAGCTCGGCATTCTGCAGCGCGGAGGAACTGTGCTGACCGGCAGCCAGCTGACCCGGATGGACGATGATGCGCTGGATAAGATCTCGGATAATGTCTACGTCTATGCCCGTGTATCCCCTGAACATAAGCTGCGGATTGTGAAATCACTGCAGCGGCGCGGACATGTGGTGGCAATGACCGGAGACGGGGTTAATGATGCACCTGCGATCAAAGCGGCGGATATCGGGATTTCCATGGGGATCACCGGTACCGATGTTACTAAGGAGGCTTCGGCGCTGATCCTTGGTGATGATAATTTCTCGACCATCGTTGCTGCGATAGAGGAAGGGCGGAATATTTATGAAAATATCCGCAAATTCATCCGCTATTTGCTGGCTTCCAATGTCGGTGAGATTCTGACCATGTTCTTTGCGATGATGCTGGGCCTGCCGCTGCCGCTTGTGCCGATCCAGATTCTCTGGGTGAATCTGGTCACGGACGGACTGCCGGCCATGGCGCTGGGTGTCGATCAGCCGGAGAAGGACCTGATGGAGCATAAGCCGCGCGGCGCGAAGGAAAATATCTTTGCCCGCCGGCTGGGCTGGAAAATTATCAGCCGCGGACTGCTGATTGGTCTCTGCACATTAGGTGCCTTCTGGATGACCCTGAGGATTGATCCGGGCAGTGCACAGCAGCTGATCCGCGCGCAGTCGGTTGCTTTTGCCACACTGGTAATGGCGCAGCTTATCCATGTATTTGACTGCCGCAGCTCCCGATCCGTGTTCCACCGCAACCCGTTACAGAATAAATATCTTGTTCTTGCCGTATTGTCATCTGTACTCTTAATGCTGGTTGTTATGTATCTGCCGCTACTGCAGCCGGTGTTCAAGACCGTACCGCTGAACTTCCGCGAATGGTGCCTCGTATTCGTAAGCGCGGGTATTCCTACATTCCTTATGGGAGCGGGCAGCGTATGGGGCGGTAAAAAGAACCGCAGCCGCAGCGGCGGGCGGACGATGATAAAAAGTACAAAAATTTCAGCATAA
- the dapF gene encoding diaminopimelate epimerase, which yields MEFTKMHGLGNDFIIVFGEQELPGNAAELAVKLCNRFFGIGADGLVYILPSERGDYMMRIMNSDGSEAEQCGNAIRCVSKYVYEHGLVESEEIVIETIGAGEQKVSLTVKDGVVETVTVDMGEPVLSGTQIPVAIDAEPVLDQPIEADGTEFKFTAVSMGNPHCVIYVEDAVSFDLATWGPKLEVHPLFPRKVNVEFATVLDRGHVDMRVWERGAGPTLACGTGACATLVSSVLNGLTDRCAVISLKGGNLFIEWNEQDNHVYMTGPAQVVYTGSVEI from the coding sequence ATGGAATTCACAAAAATGCATGGCCTCGGCAATGATTTTATAATCGTATTTGGTGAACAGGAGCTGCCCGGCAATGCTGCGGAGCTGGCAGTTAAACTCTGCAACCGGTTCTTCGGTATCGGTGCCGACGGACTGGTGTACATCCTTCCGTCCGAACGCGGAGATTATATGATGCGCATTATGAACTCGGATGGCTCAGAAGCTGAACAGTGCGGAAACGCAATCCGTTGTGTATCCAAGTATGTGTATGAGCATGGTCTGGTGGAGTCAGAGGAGATTGTCATTGAAACGATCGGTGCCGGGGAACAAAAGGTATCCCTCACCGTGAAGGATGGCGTGGTTGAGACAGTTACTGTTGATATGGGTGAACCTGTATTGTCAGGAACACAGATTCCAGTGGCCATTGACGCCGAGCCGGTGCTGGATCAGCCGATTGAAGCGGATGGTACAGAATTCAAGTTCACAGCTGTATCGATGGGTAACCCGCATTGTGTGATTTATGTGGAAGATGCGGTATCCTTTGATCTTGCAACGTGGGGTCCGAAGCTTGAAGTTCATCCGTTGTTCCCGAGAAAAGTAAACGTAGAGTTTGCGACTGTTCTTGACCGCGGTCATGTTGATATGCGTGTCTGGGAACGCGGTGCGGGACCTACCCTGGCCTGCGGCACAGGAGCCTGCGCAACGCTGGTATCCTCTGTACTGAATGGTCTCACCGACCGCTGCGCTGTAATCAGCCTTAAAGGCGGTAATCTGTTTATTGAATGGAACGAGCAGGACAACCATGTGTATATGACCGGCCCGGCGCAGGTGGTATACACAGGTTCTGTAGAGATTTAA
- a CDS encoding spore germination protein, whose amino-acid sequence MDTKRRTGRQLRSADSAGSGSRLSGLSENLAESIRNVRSELGNSPDLKVRKVEIGGDRPVQAAAVHLSGLADKTSVNEFVVGSLLLNSDGPQDSQDHPPDLPALLMSRILEIGEAEVQEEWNDIILAVLSGDTAILIEGYTLAIICATQGGETRSVEESSSQVVVRGPKDGFVEAVGTNVSLIRRRIKSSKLRLEYMKLGKETQTHVAMMYMKDIAGEDLVEEVRQRLNRIALDELLESGFLEEQIQDKTFTPFPTIYNTERPDVAAGNLLEGRIVVIVDGTPFVLILPAVFTQFFQSAEDYAQRFDIAILMRIVRYVSFIVLLLGPSVYIAFTTYHYEMIPTTLLINLLSQRENVPFPAFVEALLMEGAFEILREAGVRMPRAIGQTVSVVGALILGSAVVEAGIITPIMVIVIALTGIASFAIPAYNMAIAGRIIRFAFLLLAGMFGFYGITLGLIVLVAHMNSLRSFGIPYLSPFVSLSAMDKKDTILRLPVWLMGSGQSPQQIREETPEFKRVTSGHESELAPLIKKNENRNKQPKGEGETE is encoded by the coding sequence GTGGATACAAAGCGACGTACAGGCAGACAACTGAGATCTGCTGATTCTGCAGGTTCCGGCAGCAGATTATCAGGGTTGTCAGAGAATCTGGCTGAGAGTATCAGGAACGTCCGGAGTGAGCTTGGCAACAGTCCTGACCTGAAGGTGCGGAAAGTTGAGATTGGCGGAGACCGTCCGGTACAGGCTGCGGCTGTCCATCTCAGCGGACTGGCGGATAAGACTTCCGTTAATGAATTTGTAGTCGGGTCACTTCTGTTGAATTCGGATGGGCCTCAGGACAGCCAAGATCATCCTCCAGATCTCCCCGCGCTGCTAATGAGCCGTATTCTGGAAATTGGTGAAGCGGAGGTCCAGGAGGAATGGAACGATATTATACTGGCCGTACTCTCAGGGGATACTGCGATTCTGATTGAGGGCTATACACTGGCGATTATCTGTGCGACACAAGGCGGGGAAACGCGGTCCGTTGAGGAATCCTCTTCGCAGGTGGTGGTCCGCGGACCGAAGGACGGATTTGTGGAAGCGGTGGGCACTAATGTCTCTCTCATCCGCCGGCGGATTAAGTCCTCCAAGCTGCGACTGGAATACATGAAGCTTGGCAAGGAGACGCAGACCCATGTGGCTATGATGTATATGAAAGACATAGCCGGTGAGGATCTGGTAGAGGAAGTGCGGCAGAGACTTAATAGGATTGCTCTAGATGAGCTGCTGGAATCGGGTTTCCTGGAGGAGCAGATACAGGATAAGACCTTCACACCTTTTCCGACTATCTATAATACGGAACGGCCGGATGTTGCTGCGGGCAATCTGCTGGAAGGCCGGATCGTTGTCATTGTGGACGGAACGCCGTTTGTGCTGATTCTACCTGCGGTGTTCACTCAATTTTTCCAGTCGGCAGAGGATTATGCCCAGCGGTTTGATATAGCCATTTTAATGCGGATTGTCAGATATGTCAGTTTTATTGTCCTGCTGCTGGGCCCTTCTGTATATATTGCATTCACTACTTATCATTATGAAATGATTCCGACAACACTATTGATTAACCTGCTCTCCCAGAGGGAAAATGTGCCCTTTCCGGCTTTTGTCGAGGCGCTGCTGATGGAAGGTGCTTTTGAAATCTTGCGTGAAGCCGGGGTACGCATGCCGCGCGCAATCGGCCAGACCGTCTCTGTCGTTGGTGCGCTCATTCTCGGTTCGGCGGTGGTGGAGGCAGGAATTATTACACCTATTATGGTTATCGTTATCGCGTTGACCGGAATAGCCAGCTTTGCTATTCCGGCATATAACATGGCGATTGCAGGGCGGATTATCCGGTTTGCTTTTCTCCTGCTGGCAGGAATGTTCGGGTTCTACGGCATCACGCTTGGCCTTATTGTACTGGTGGCGCATATGAACAGCCTGCGCTCCTTCGGCATACCCTATCTGTCGCCTTTTGTTTCACTGTCGGCGATGGATAAGAAGGACACTATTCTAAGGCTGCCGGTCTGGCTGATGGGGTCTGGCCAATCACCTCAGCAGATCCGCGAGGAGACGCCGGAGTTCAAGCGTGTAACGTCAGGTCATGAGTCGGAGCTGGCTCCGCTAATCAAGAAAAATGAAAACAGGAACAAGCAGCCGAAGGGTGAAGGAGAGACTGAGTGA